A stretch of Paenibacillus peoriae DNA encodes these proteins:
- the cydB gene encoding cytochrome d ubiquinol oxidase subunit II — translation MSLNDLWFLLIAVLFTGFFFLEGFDFGVGMATGLVPRNDQQKRLMINTIGPFWDANEVWLITAAGAMFAAFPHFYATMFSGYYLVFVFILLGLILRGVSFEFRGKAEGKWWTGTWDACILIGSFLPPMLFGMAFAALVKGVPIQQNMDLKAGFSDVFNGYTVWIGLTVVGMCLMHGLTFISLRTIGEVRDRARVMASKFLPVLGILLAGMVVWTYFATDLFARRGPFMYAAVAVGIVAYVLTWYFLKQCREGWAFGMTGAVILLTFVSLFVGLFPRFMVSSINSAFDLTIYNASSSHYTLKAMTIVAATLLPFVLAYQAWSYFVFHKRLSEKDHLEY, via the coding sequence TTGTCGCTAAATGATTTATGGTTCTTATTGATCGCTGTGCTGTTTACGGGCTTCTTTTTTCTGGAGGGCTTTGATTTTGGCGTAGGAATGGCCACAGGATTGGTGCCGCGTAATGACCAACAAAAACGTTTGATGATCAATACGATTGGTCCATTCTGGGATGCCAACGAAGTGTGGCTGATTACAGCAGCAGGTGCAATGTTTGCCGCTTTTCCACATTTTTATGCGACTATGTTCAGCGGATATTATCTCGTATTTGTGTTTATTTTGCTAGGTTTGATCTTGCGTGGAGTTTCTTTTGAGTTCCGCGGCAAGGCTGAAGGAAAATGGTGGACAGGAACGTGGGATGCCTGCATTCTGATTGGCAGCTTTCTACCGCCGATGCTGTTCGGTATGGCTTTTGCGGCTTTGGTGAAAGGTGTACCTATTCAGCAAAACATGGATTTGAAAGCTGGATTTTCCGATGTATTCAATGGATATACCGTATGGATTGGACTGACAGTGGTCGGAATGTGCCTAATGCACGGACTGACGTTTATTTCCCTGCGGACGATTGGAGAAGTACGGGATCGTGCTCGCGTGATGGCATCCAAATTTCTTCCGGTATTGGGCATTTTACTTGCGGGCATGGTGGTATGGACTTATTTTGCAACGGATTTATTTGCGCGTCGCGGTCCCTTTATGTATGCTGCGGTAGCAGTCGGAATTGTCGCCTATGTGCTGACGTGGTACTTCCTGAAGCAGTGCCGCGAAGGATGGGCCTTCGGGATGACAGGTGCAGTGATTTTGCTGACCTTCGTTTCGTTATTCGTCGGTTTGTTCCCAAGATTTATGGTGAGCTCGATTAACAGTGCTTTTGATTTGACGATTTATAATGCAAGCTCCAGTCATTACACCCTGAAAGCCATGACGATTGTTGCAGCAACGCTTTTACCCTTTGTGCTGGCTTATCAGGCGTGGAGCTATTTTGTTTTCCATAAGCGTCTCAGTGAGAAGGATCATTTGGAATACTAA
- a CDS encoding cytochrome ubiquinol oxidase subunit I, whose translation MDVLDLARLQFATTTILHFVYVPISIGLSLLVAIMETMYVIKKNDLYKKMAQFWGTFLLINFALGVVTGILQEFQFGMNWSDFSRFVGDVFGTPLAIEALLAFFLESTFIGLWVFGWERLSKTVHLICMWLVSIGTMLSALWILAANSFMQRPVGYEIQNGRAAMKDFAALLTNEQLLWEFPHTLFAAFATGAFLIAGISAWKLMHKKNMDFFKPSFKLSIIVALISAIAIPLFGHGQAQYLVKTQPMKMAASEGLWENSGDPAPWTVIAWIDPGNKGNTFEIKVPFALSFLSYSKFTGSVPGMNELQAQYEKTYGPGDYIPPVRTTFWSFRIMIAAGCGMIALALYGAYLTFRKKLEGSHRWFFRLMIWGISLPFIGNTSGWIMTEIGRQPWTVFGLLQTKDSVSPTVVAGEVLFSFISFTTLYLILTGVLAFLFYRTARKGPDIEPHQQTVIHDPFAQGGDTIVAK comes from the coding sequence ATGGACGTATTGGATTTGGCACGGTTGCAGTTTGCAACCACAACGATTCTTCACTTTGTTTATGTGCCGATCTCCATTGGATTGTCGTTATTGGTGGCAATTATGGAGACTATGTATGTTATCAAGAAAAATGACTTGTACAAAAAAATGGCTCAATTCTGGGGAACGTTTCTGCTGATTAACTTTGCACTGGGCGTAGTCACCGGGATTTTGCAAGAATTCCAGTTCGGGATGAACTGGTCGGACTTTTCCCGTTTTGTGGGTGATGTATTCGGTACGCCGCTGGCAATTGAAGCGCTGCTTGCATTTTTCCTGGAATCGACCTTTATCGGATTATGGGTGTTCGGTTGGGAAAGATTGTCCAAAACGGTTCATTTAATTTGTATGTGGTTGGTATCGATCGGTACGATGTTATCGGCATTGTGGATTCTAGCTGCTAATTCATTCATGCAACGTCCAGTAGGATATGAGATTCAAAATGGACGTGCAGCAATGAAAGATTTTGCCGCTTTGTTAACGAACGAACAACTGTTATGGGAATTTCCACATACATTGTTTGCTGCTTTTGCAACGGGGGCATTTCTGATCGCGGGTATCAGTGCATGGAAGCTGATGCACAAAAAGAATATGGACTTTTTTAAACCTTCTTTTAAATTGAGTATTATTGTTGCCTTAATCAGTGCCATTGCTATTCCTTTGTTTGGTCATGGACAGGCTCAATATTTGGTGAAAACACAACCGATGAAGATGGCTGCCAGTGAGGGATTATGGGAGAACAGTGGTGACCCCGCTCCTTGGACCGTAATCGCATGGATTGATCCTGGAAACAAGGGAAATACCTTTGAGATTAAAGTTCCTTTTGCTTTGAGTTTTCTATCCTATAGTAAATTTACCGGCTCTGTGCCTGGTATGAATGAGCTGCAAGCCCAATATGAAAAAACGTATGGTCCGGGCGATTATATCCCGCCAGTACGTACCACGTTTTGGAGCTTCCGCATTATGATTGCGGCGGGATGTGGCATGATTGCACTCGCCTTATACGGGGCTTACCTGACGTTCCGTAAAAAGCTGGAAGGTTCACATCGCTGGTTCTTCCGTCTTATGATATGGGGGATATCCCTTCCATTCATTGGGAATACTTCAGGTTGGATCATGACTGAAATAGGTCGCCAACCGTGGACGGTATTTGGTTTGCTTCAAACGAAAGATTCTGTTTCGCCTACAGTTGTGGCAGGAGAAGTGCTATTCTCGTTCATCTCATTTACCACATTGTATTTAATTTTAACAGGTGTGCTGGCGTTTCTGTTTTACCGTACGGCTCGCAAAGGTCCAGATATTGAGCCACATCAGCAAACGGTAATTCATGATCCTTTTGCTCAAGGGGGTGACACCATTGTCGCTAAATGA
- a CDS encoding response regulator transcription factor, with product MYKAMIVDDEPAIREGLSSIIDWGDCGFRIVDTAGNGREALDKFGEHRPELVIVDIRMPGMSGLEVIRSIREKNGEPYHFLILSGYADFDYARQAMGFGVDGYLLKPVDEEEMTSELKRVRQNIEDEKEDGKWGSPPSHERNWIEALLFPVHREHARNAVESNDSLHKASKQAEHQRGNEKLGQQPALPALDWSSYQIILLDLRIPDWDRQVRQSAAKQRLTEMCHEQGRGIVFEAGIYMGLLLPATLKTEKDAVQLLAAWRQELKAWATEIYAAAGDPVAILNDIPRSFEQALRLLERTFLFRAERVMLPGDLHELETVETEMSGASDSTTDDPIRYAEKLYYALDMANSEAATRVIKEMEVQFPRIYRTESAIKAAFAQTFTLALNKYAAGQDHSRTVLEEHSSFITDVYAYSTLGELVDHSLEHVLQWIGQTDPGGKDIIMKQMIDFIHSHYDENLRLELLADMFNYNSGYLGKLFKSHTGEGFNAYLDKVRIERARELLAQGIKVHQVAERVGYANADYFHSKFKKYAGMSPSSYRNRVQKDGGTEGC from the coding sequence ATGTATAAAGCGATGATTGTAGATGATGAGCCTGCGATTCGTGAAGGATTGTCCTCCATTATTGACTGGGGGGATTGTGGCTTCCGTATTGTCGATACGGCAGGGAATGGACGTGAGGCTCTGGATAAGTTCGGAGAGCATCGACCGGAGCTGGTCATTGTAGATATTCGTATGCCCGGGATGAGTGGACTGGAGGTTATACGTAGTATACGTGAAAAGAACGGGGAGCCGTATCATTTTCTCATATTAAGCGGATATGCAGACTTTGATTATGCACGGCAAGCCATGGGCTTCGGAGTAGATGGCTATCTACTGAAGCCAGTTGATGAGGAAGAAATGACGTCAGAGTTGAAACGGGTACGGCAAAACATTGAGGACGAGAAAGAAGACGGCAAATGGGGAAGTCCACCTTCCCATGAGCGTAATTGGATCGAAGCGCTATTGTTTCCGGTTCATCGTGAGCATGCTCGCAATGCTGTGGAAAGCAACGATTCTCTGCACAAAGCATCCAAGCAAGCTGAACATCAAAGAGGTAACGAAAAACTTGGGCAACAGCCCGCGTTACCAGCGTTGGACTGGAGTAGCTATCAGATTATTCTGCTGGATTTGCGTATACCTGACTGGGATCGGCAAGTCCGGCAGTCGGCAGCAAAGCAGCGGCTAACAGAAATGTGCCATGAGCAAGGCAGAGGTATCGTGTTTGAGGCTGGAATATATATGGGTCTTTTGCTTCCCGCCACGTTAAAAACGGAGAAAGATGCTGTTCAGTTACTGGCTGCTTGGCGACAGGAGCTAAAGGCGTGGGCTACGGAAATTTATGCGGCTGCCGGTGATCCTGTAGCCATTCTTAACGACATTCCCAGATCTTTTGAGCAGGCACTGCGATTATTGGAGCGTACGTTTTTGTTCCGGGCAGAAAGAGTCATGCTTCCTGGAGACCTACACGAACTGGAGACAGTCGAGACTGAAATGAGTGGAGCGTCTGATAGTACCACAGATGATCCCATACGTTATGCAGAAAAGCTGTACTATGCGCTAGATATGGCTAATAGTGAAGCTGCAACCCGTGTCATTAAGGAAATGGAAGTCCAATTTCCACGGATTTATCGCACAGAATCCGCAATCAAGGCTGCGTTCGCCCAAACATTCACACTGGCGTTGAACAAGTATGCAGCCGGACAGGATCACAGCCGAACCGTGCTGGAGGAGCACTCCAGCTTTATAACCGATGTATATGCTTATTCCACATTGGGCGAGCTGGTGGATCACTCGCTGGAGCATGTGTTGCAATGGATTGGACAGACTGATCCCGGTGGCAAGGACATCATCATGAAACAAATGATTGACTTTATACATAGTCATTATGATGAAAATTTGCGGCTGGAGTTACTAGCAGATATGTTCAATTACAATAGTGGCTATTTGGGCAAACTGTTCAAAAGTCATACTGGCGAGGGCTTTAATGCCTACTTGGATAAAGTAAGGATTGAGCGGGCAAGGGAGTTGCTTGCACAAGGAATTAAGGTGCACCAGGTGGCGGAACGCGTAGGGTATGCGAATGCAGATTATTTTCATAGTAAATTTAAAAAGTATGCTGGAATGTCACCTTCCTCCTATCGTAATCGGGTTCAAAAGGACGGAGGAACAGAGGGCTGTTGA
- a CDS encoding cache domain-containing sensor histidine kinase, with amino-acid sequence MNRGVWLLMSNMRMRNKLLFSYVLIVMIPVLVVGGCVTFYLREQALNSAIAQTVNNVEKIKSQTANLLRVPTDISNGLMFDKRLREMANRRYPGMVELMNAYHQYKDFNEYTQQYREVATIRFYSYNPTLVNNLEFIPVDSNIERQQWFQTALKGTAINWFYIQDKEDNPVNRLSLIRQIPFPEYNTKGILMISLSQTELNHMLSKEPFETLITDRNGIVVAATRPQSVGQTLGDLHLGFDVQRAGKGIYEAKINGLPSNIIVDELLPASSVSGFTIISVFSTEHIVQGANRISLIGALCVLAVLIMALILITIISWLITKRLQRLSYELGKVAAGDFHVVSSVEGRDEIGDLSRRFNYMVSSIRQLMAQVYETSEHNNRLELAQKDIKLKMMASQINPHFLFNALESIRMKAHLNGEAEIATTVRLLGRLMRRNLEIGSGKTTVLQELDMVRSYLQIQQFRFGNRLIYEVNLEEDATDMSIPPLIIQPLVENAVIHGLENKEEPVTVKVNIAIEQRKLKIKVEDDGIGMEAGQLTRLLARIRGTDEPEGSSIGLRNVHQRLTLMYGERYGLHIESALQVGTTIYFSIPREEESNV; translated from the coding sequence ATGAATCGTGGAGTATGGCTTCTGATGAGTAATATGCGTATGCGGAATAAGCTGCTGTTCTCCTACGTACTAATTGTCATGATTCCGGTGCTGGTGGTTGGCGGCTGCGTTACTTTTTATTTGCGAGAACAGGCATTGAATAGTGCAATTGCCCAGACGGTAAACAATGTGGAAAAGATCAAGAGCCAGACGGCAAATTTACTGCGTGTGCCAACGGATATTTCAAATGGGCTCATGTTCGATAAAAGGCTGAGGGAGATGGCGAACCGACGGTATCCGGGTATGGTAGAGCTGATGAATGCGTATCATCAATACAAGGATTTTAATGAGTACACTCAGCAATATAGAGAGGTTGCTACCATTCGGTTCTATTCGTACAATCCGACGCTTGTCAATAATCTGGAGTTTATTCCAGTGGACTCTAACATTGAGCGGCAACAGTGGTTCCAGACGGCATTGAAGGGGACGGCGATTAACTGGTTTTACATTCAGGATAAGGAAGATAATCCGGTTAATCGCCTGAGCCTGATACGGCAAATTCCATTTCCTGAATACAATACCAAGGGAATTCTGATGATATCGCTGAGTCAGACCGAGTTGAATCATATGCTGAGCAAGGAGCCTTTTGAAACATTGATTACGGATCGTAACGGGATTGTGGTCGCAGCTACTCGCCCGCAGTCGGTGGGGCAGACGTTGGGCGATTTACATTTGGGCTTTGATGTCCAGCGTGCGGGTAAGGGGATATATGAAGCGAAAATCAACGGATTACCCTCCAACATCATTGTGGATGAGCTGCTGCCCGCCTCCAGTGTGAGCGGATTTACGATTATTTCAGTGTTTTCAACGGAGCATATTGTACAGGGAGCCAATCGAATCAGTCTGATTGGTGCTTTATGTGTCCTTGCAGTGCTGATTATGGCACTGATTCTGATCACCATCATTTCCTGGCTGATTACCAAACGCCTACAGCGGTTGAGCTATGAGCTGGGTAAGGTAGCCGCGGGCGATTTTCATGTGGTATCGAGTGTGGAGGGAAGGGACGAGATCGGGGATTTATCCCGCCGTTTCAACTATATGGTGAGTAGTATTCGCCAACTCATGGCGCAGGTCTATGAGACGAGTGAGCACAACAACAGGCTGGAATTGGCACAAAAGGATATCAAGTTAAAAATGATGGCCAGCCAAATTAATCCACACTTTCTGTTTAATGCATTAGAATCTATTCGAATGAAAGCACATCTGAATGGGGAAGCGGAAATTGCAACGACGGTGCGTTTGCTTGGCAGGCTGATGCGCCGGAATCTGGAGATTGGCAGTGGTAAAACGACGGTACTACAGGAGCTGGATATGGTGCGATCCTATTTGCAAATTCAGCAATTCAGATTTGGAAATCGCTTGATCTATGAAGTGAATTTGGAAGAAGATGCGACGGACATGTCGATTCCTCCCTTAATCATACAACCGCTGGTGGAAAATGCGGTCATTCATGGACTGGAAAATAAGGAAGAGCCGGTTACCGTGAAGGTAAATATTGCAATAGAACAAAGAAAGTTGAAAATTAAAGTAGAAGATGACGGGATCGGCATGGAAGCTGGGCAACTGACCCGTCTGCTAGCTCGGATCAGGGGGACGGATGAGCCGGAAGGGAGCAGTATTGGCCTGCGTAATGTACATCAACGTCTGACATTGATGTATGGTGAACGTTATGGATTGCATATTGAAAGCGCATTACAAGTAGGAACAACCATATACTTTTCCATACCAAGGGAGGAAGAGTCGAATGTATAA
- the def gene encoding peptide deformylase has product MSNQSMDMLLTKDIVREGESILRTKVDPVCLPLSEEDLQQMQWMLDYLKNSQNEELATRYELRPGVGLSANQVGLNKRMCAIYYEDGDKTVEYALFNPKLVSHSTSMIYLEQGEGCLSVDRYVAGYVPRYEKIRIKATLPDGTQELLTFKGYAAIVVQHEMDHLDGIMFYDRINPEDPHKLPQGVHIEPFVRK; this is encoded by the coding sequence ATGAGTAATCAATCGATGGACATGCTTCTCACGAAGGATATCGTGCGTGAAGGGGAGTCTATTTTGCGTACGAAGGTTGATCCGGTATGCTTGCCACTATCTGAAGAGGATCTTCAACAGATGCAATGGATGCTGGATTATCTGAAAAATAGCCAAAATGAAGAGCTGGCTACCCGCTATGAACTGCGCCCGGGTGTGGGGTTATCTGCAAACCAGGTAGGTTTGAACAAAAGAATGTGCGCTATTTATTATGAAGATGGAGACAAAACGGTAGAGTATGCGTTGTTTAATCCGAAGTTAGTCAGCCACTCCACGTCCATGATTTATTTGGAGCAGGGTGAGGGGTGCTTGTCGGTAGATCGGTACGTAGCCGGATATGTACCGCGTTACGAAAAAATTCGTATTAAGGCCACTTTACCAGACGGAACACAGGAGCTATTGACGTTCAAAGGTTATGCAGCGATTGTTGTACAGCATGAAATGGACCATTTGGATGGTATTATGTTCTATGACCGTATCAACCCGGAAGATCCGCACAAGCTACCGCAGGGAGTGCATATCGAACCTTTTGTACGTAAATAG
- a CDS encoding polysaccharide pyruvyl transferase family protein, which translates to MPNLHPMAKLKNKLSVILDVVPQGSNIIYVDYPVYNNGGDVLIMKGTEAFFKDNGIRVRARYSAMDIPDQLQIPGDWIIVCHGGGNFGDLYSNHQNLRERIVRDFPNHRIVIMPQTIHFQSEQKANEVAALFNAHPDLHMFVRDTRSYQWAKDKLNQCSITLCPDMAHQLWPLKPTTETVKDVLYFLRTDIETVGGQKKFDDEADAAHRLDWDTLFTPLEVKGIVYFQKFYRLDKKIGGPLPTRTFWYKYTDHLMNKAVTLFSSYREVRTSRLHGHILACLLDMPHVVIDNSYGKNSQYYNTWTHPNPKAKLFSEAPSALEQPS; encoded by the coding sequence ATGCCGAATTTGCATCCCATGGCTAAACTGAAAAACAAGCTGAGCGTCATTCTCGACGTAGTCCCCCAAGGTTCGAATATCATTTATGTCGACTATCCCGTCTATAATAACGGTGGGGATGTACTCATCATGAAAGGCACTGAGGCGTTCTTCAAGGATAATGGCATCCGTGTCCGTGCCCGTTATAGCGCCATGGATATTCCCGATCAGCTTCAAATCCCGGGTGACTGGATTATCGTGTGTCACGGCGGCGGCAACTTCGGCGATCTCTATTCAAATCACCAAAATTTGCGGGAACGCATCGTTCGCGATTTCCCTAACCACCGAATTGTGATTATGCCGCAAACGATCCACTTTCAATCTGAACAGAAGGCTAATGAGGTCGCTGCCCTGTTTAATGCTCACCCGGATCTACATATGTTTGTGCGGGATACTCGCTCTTATCAGTGGGCTAAGGACAAGCTGAACCAGTGCAGTATCACACTATGTCCTGATATGGCTCACCAGCTCTGGCCATTGAAGCCGACTACGGAAACGGTGAAGGATGTATTGTATTTCCTGCGGACTGATATTGAAACGGTGGGTGGACAAAAGAAGTTCGATGACGAGGCAGATGCCGCTCACCGTCTGGACTGGGATACTTTGTTCACTCCGCTGGAAGTGAAGGGAATTGTCTATTTCCAGAAGTTTTACCGACTGGATAAGAAAATCGGCGGCCCGTTGCCCACGCGTACATTCTGGTACAAGTACACAGATCATCTCATGAACAAAGCGGTTACCCTGTTCAGCTCTTACCGCGAGGTTCGCACTTCACGGCTGCACGGTCACATTCTGGCCTGTCTGCTTGATATGCCGCACGTTGTCATTGACAACTCCTACGGCAAGAACTCGCAATATTATAATACCTGGACACACCCGAATCCAAAGGCGAAGCTGTTTAGTGAAGCTCCAAGTGCGTTGGAGCAGCCATCTTAA
- a CDS encoding lipopolysaccharide biosynthesis protein produces the protein MSTWTAARKVFTGDSLAKTIMRTSFNNFFVLIVTTLTSILTARMLGVEGKGELAAVLFWPTLIGSVLSFGLPTSLIYNIKKKTGTTEELLALSLWIQLPASLLAGAVAWICMPLWLNGYGADIIQLSQLYCAAAIPLAVLTALTTALSQGLDRFSVYNGLLFYYPLLNFIGLVTLWLMGLLNVQLAGAVNFAASFLALVWAFLRLRKYMNLRTFRPFTSRQVLRPYYSYGARVYGMELMGTLSTQTDKIVIVALLSPKAFGLYSVVYALSRVFNVVQNAVTNVTFPKVTGMEHSKIVETVGRAFRISMAAMLIVIVPALFIGRYMLGLLYGPAFLEASLTFYLLSLECIIGGGSWILASAFNALGRPGLVLFRQIVAYAITVGLFFICTPIFGLDGIAIALLVGACVRLAFSLFSFPMFFNVPLSRIIFDKSDITFVIQTIQKKRRKGELKDAEFASHG, from the coding sequence ATGAGCACATGGACAGCAGCAAGGAAAGTATTCACGGGTGACAGTCTCGCCAAAACGATCATGCGCACGAGCTTTAACAATTTTTTTGTGCTAATCGTTACGACCCTGACTTCCATCCTGACCGCACGTATGCTCGGAGTAGAGGGGAAAGGAGAACTGGCGGCAGTTCTGTTCTGGCCTACGCTGATCGGCAGTGTGTTGAGCTTCGGGTTACCAACGTCGTTAATTTATAACATCAAGAAGAAAACAGGCACGACGGAAGAATTGCTGGCGTTGTCGCTCTGGATTCAGTTGCCTGCCAGCTTGTTGGCAGGAGCGGTGGCCTGGATATGCATGCCGCTGTGGCTGAATGGTTATGGTGCGGACATCATCCAACTGTCCCAGCTTTATTGTGCGGCAGCCATACCGCTGGCAGTGCTTACAGCGCTGACGACAGCATTGTCGCAAGGGCTGGATCGATTTAGCGTATATAACGGCCTGTTGTTTTACTACCCACTACTGAATTTCATCGGTCTGGTGACACTGTGGCTGATGGGCTTGCTCAATGTGCAACTGGCTGGAGCAGTGAATTTTGCCGCGAGTTTCCTTGCACTAGTGTGGGCGTTCCTCCGTTTGCGCAAGTATATGAATTTGCGTACTTTCCGCCCATTTACCAGCCGCCAAGTGCTTCGTCCTTATTATAGCTATGGAGCGAGGGTTTACGGGATGGAGTTGATGGGGACGCTGTCCACACAAACGGACAAAATCGTTATTGTGGCACTGCTATCACCCAAAGCGTTCGGCCTGTACTCTGTCGTCTACGCCTTGTCTCGTGTGTTCAATGTAGTGCAAAATGCCGTCACTAACGTTACCTTTCCAAAGGTTACGGGAATGGAGCACAGCAAGATTGTCGAAACGGTAGGACGTGCTTTTCGCATCTCTATGGCTGCGATGCTAATCGTCATTGTGCCTGCTCTCTTCATTGGACGATACATGCTGGGTTTGCTGTACGGCCCCGCTTTTCTGGAAGCATCGCTAACGTTCTACCTGCTGTCACTGGAATGTATCATTGGTGGCGGCTCATGGATTCTGGCTTCGGCCTTTAACGCGCTGGGGCGTCCGGGACTGGTATTGTTCCGGCAAATTGTAGCCTATGCGATCACCGTCGGTCTGTTTTTTATTTGTACACCGATCTTCGGTCTGGATGGCATTGCGATTGCTTTGCTTGTAGGCGCTTGTGTTCGGTTGGCGTTCTCACTGTTCTCGTTCCCCATGTTTTTCAATGTTCCGCTATCACGGATCATTTTTGATAAAAGTGATATTACATTTGTCATTCAGACTATACAAAAGAAGCGCAGGAAGGGAGAACTGAAAGATGCCGAATTTGCATCCCATGGCTAA
- a CDS encoding glycosyltransferase family 2 protein produces the protein MLSLSIALCTRNRVDDLTRCINSIAIGGAPEACETELWIIDDGELPKHVLERYERQLGRAGITYRYHRKEQPGLWLSRVKTAELAQGDIILFLDDDVELPSNYLNELMRTYEAYPQAAGVGGIAQGMSNSFMGTIRCLLSFQQSLSKGRLSLSGQSGSMYNWHKAKKTFRTQFFHGCNMSFRREAIRSLEPVPWLQSYSVGEDLLLSRIAMKSGPLYINPALTLLHHESPSSRDNMEQVTYMRVMNHIHLLRDEGSGPIGYAALYWTTLYQILREKPKKNHTAIQGYRRALKAIFSSPKELVGGGQLPERNSKKTVG, from the coding sequence ATGTTAAGCTTGTCCATTGCTCTGTGCACCCGAAATCGGGTTGACGATCTGACCCGATGCATCAATTCAATTGCCATTGGGGGAGCACCGGAGGCATGTGAAACCGAGCTATGGATTATTGATGACGGAGAACTGCCGAAGCATGTGCTGGAACGCTATGAGCGTCAGTTGGGCAGAGCAGGAATTACCTACCGATATCATCGTAAGGAGCAGCCGGGATTATGGTTATCTCGTGTAAAGACAGCTGAACTTGCGCAGGGTGACATTATTTTGTTCCTTGACGATGATGTTGAGTTGCCGAGCAACTATTTAAATGAGTTGATGCGTACCTATGAAGCTTACCCGCAGGCTGCTGGTGTCGGCGGTATTGCACAGGGAATGAGTAACAGCTTCATGGGAACGATTCGATGCTTGCTGTCATTCCAGCAGTCTTTGTCCAAAGGGAGGTTGTCCCTCAGCGGTCAGTCCGGCTCGATGTATAACTGGCATAAGGCCAAGAAGACGTTTAGAACCCAGTTTTTTCATGGCTGCAATATGTCATTTCGCCGTGAGGCGATTCGCAGTCTGGAGCCGGTACCTTGGTTGCAAAGCTATAGCGTAGGCGAGGATCTGTTACTTTCGCGCATCGCAATGAAAAGCGGTCCGTTATACATTAACCCGGCGCTTACGCTGCTTCATCACGAATCGCCGTCCTCACGCGACAATATGGAGCAGGTTACTTATATGCGTGTGATGAATCATATTCATTTACTGCGTGATGAGGGATCTGGGCCGATTGGTTATGCAGCGCTATACTGGACGACGTTGTATCAGATTTTGAGAGAAAAGCCCAAGAAAAATCATACTGCCATTCAAGGCTATAGAAGAGCGTTGAAAGCAATCTTTTCAAGTCCAAAGGAGCTTGTTGGCGGGGGGCAGTTGCCTGAACGCAATTCCAAAAAAACGGTAGGCTGA
- a CDS encoding glycosyltransferase family 2 protein: MSDVSIIICTRNRIEDLTRCIQSIAVQQQLEHTAVELLIVDDGDISDQQIEQYRHMVSGLPQSVLKYYKKSRPGVWLSRYEALSLVRYDIVLYFDDDAELDDKLYIRRLLDTYDQDKTIVGVGGIAKGLHSSRAGKLLGVLTFQMSSSLGKLSPSSLAGSLLRWGEATEVFDTEFFHGCNMSFRRDALRDMKPYPWMTSYAVADDLYMCQLASRYGKLVINPDLTIIHHESPSSRDKAGKVAKATAINHYYFLALKKAGVIQYGALLWTLSYLMLKETLRRNFNAADGYKQGVLFILNPRKQKYNEYLGPAVQ, from the coding sequence ATGTCCGATGTCTCCATCATCATTTGTACCCGCAACCGGATCGAAGACCTGACACGCTGTATACAATCTATTGCAGTACAGCAGCAATTGGAGCATACGGCTGTAGAACTGCTGATTGTTGATGACGGCGATATTTCCGACCAACAGATCGAGCAGTACCGTCACATGGTATCCGGATTGCCTCAAAGCGTTTTGAAATATTATAAAAAAAGTCGTCCCGGCGTTTGGTTATCTCGCTATGAGGCCTTGTCCCTTGTGCGGTATGATATTGTGCTGTATTTTGACGATGATGCAGAACTGGACGATAAACTCTATATCCGGCGCTTGCTCGATACCTATGATCAGGATAAAACGATTGTGGGTGTTGGAGGGATTGCAAAGGGATTACATTCGAGCCGGGCAGGAAAGCTGCTGGGCGTTTTGACATTTCAGATGTCTTCATCCCTCGGCAAGCTCTCGCCTAGTAGTCTGGCAGGTTCTTTGCTGCGTTGGGGCGAAGCAACTGAGGTTTTCGATACAGAATTCTTTCATGGCTGCAATATGTCCTTTCGTAGGGATGCGCTTCGGGATATGAAGCCGTATCCGTGGATGACCAGTTATGCTGTGGCTGATGATTTGTACATGTGCCAGTTGGCGAGCCGTTACGGCAAATTGGTTATCAATCCTGACTTAACCATTATTCATCATGAATCTCCAAGCTCGCGCGATAAGGCGGGCAAAGTAGCCAAGGCTACAGCGATTAACCACTATTATTTTCTTGCCTTGAAAAAGGCTGGAGTGATTCAGTATGGAGCCCTTTTATGGACCTTATCCTACTTGATGCTCAAAGAAACGCTGCGTCGCAATTTTAATGCCGCAGATGGATACAAGCAGGGGGTGTTGTTCATTCTGAACCCGCGCAAGCAAAAATATAACGAATATTTAGGCCCGGCGGTTCAGTAA